In Silene latifolia isolate original U9 population chromosome 3, ASM4854445v1, whole genome shotgun sequence, a single window of DNA contains:
- the LOC141648567 gene encoding cyclase-associated protein 1-like: MEAELLSRLEKAVTRLESISTAAPRSRDFNFSGADDVAASASDPAIAAFDDFMVSRVGRVSAVAEKIGGKVLEASDVLKEAFSALRDLLVRVKHTQKPDMNGMAEFLKPLNEVINKATALTEGKRSEFFNHQKSVADSLSALAWVAFTGKDCGMSMPIAHVEESWQMAEFYNNKVLIEYKNKDPNHAEWAKAMKEVYLPGLRDYVKTYYPLGPVWGTSGKATVSSAPKAAAPAPPPAPSAALFSSDSPKPSSSQPKKGMSAVFNEISAGGELTSGLRKVTDDMKTKNRADRSGVVPVAEKEPQVRSPAISKTGPPKLELQMGRKWAVENQIGKKDLVIDDCDSKQSVYVFGCKDSVLQIKGKVNNITIDKCTKMGILFQDVVAACEIVNCNSVQVQCQGSAPTISVDNTSGCQLYLSKYSLETSITTAKSSEVNVMVPASDADGDWGEHSLPQQYLHTFKDGQFVTTPVSHSGA; this comes from the exons atggaGGCGGAGCTGTTATCGAGGTTAGAGAAGGCGGTTACGCGGTTAGAGTCTATTTCCACCGCCGCACCGCGGTCACGTGATTTCAATTTCTCCGGTGCTGATGACGTGGCAGCGTCGGCGTCTGATCCGGCGATCGCTGCGTTTGATGATTTCATGGTGAGTCGCGTTGGTAGGGTTTCGGCGGTGGCGGAGAAGATTGGTGGAAAAGTTCTAGAAGCTTCTGATGTTCTTAAGGAGGCGTTCTCTGCTTTGCGTGATCTTCTTGTTAGAGTTAAACATACACAG AAGCCTGACATGAACGGGATGGCTGAATTTTTAAAACCATTGAACGAAGTAATCAATAAAGCTACTGCCTTGACTGAAGGAAAGCGCTCGGAGTTTTTCAACCATCAGAAATCAGTTGCAGACAGTCTTTCTGCTTTGGCATGGGTTGCGTTTACTGGCAAAGACTGCG GCATGAGCATGCCTATAGCGCATGTTGAAGAAAGCTGGCAAATGGCTGAATTTTATAATAACAAG GTTCTGATAGAGTACAAAAACAAGGACCCCAATCATGCAGAGTGGGCCAAGGCTATGAAAGAGGTATATTTGCCTGGTTTGAGGGATTATGTTAAGACTTACTACCCACTGGGACCCGTTTGGGGTACATCTGGCAAAGCAACAGTCTCTTCTGCACCTAAAGCTGCTGCACCTGCGCCACCTCCTGCTCCCTCTGCTGCACTCTTCTCAAGTGATTCTCCTAAACCTTCATCATCTCAACCAAAGAAAGGGATGTCTGCTGTGTTCAATGAGATCAGTGCTGGTGGGGAGCTTACATCAG GCCTGAGAAAGGTTACTGATGACATGAAGACTAAGAATCGTGCTGATCGTAGTGGTGTTGTTCCTGTGGCGGAGAAGGAGCCACAGGTTCGTTCTCCAGCAATTTCCAAAACAGGGCCTCCAAAGCTGGAGCTTCAGATGGGTCGAAA GTGGGCTGTTGAAAATCAAATCGGAAAGAAGGATTTGGTCATAGATGACTGTGACTCAAAGCAATCTGTTTATGTTTTTGGATGTAAGGATTCCGTTTTGCAGATAAAAG GAAAAGTTAACAATATCACGATTGATAAATGCACAAAAATGGGAATATTATTCCAG GATGTTGTTGCAGCCTGTGAGATCGTGAACTGTAACAGTGTTCAAGTGCAGTGCCAG GGTTCAGCGCCAACAATTTCTGTTGATAATACATCTGGATGTCAGTTATACTTGAGCAAATATTCTTTAGAGACGTCTATAACTACAGCCAAATCAAGTGAGGTCAACGTGATGGTACCTGCTTCTGATGCCGATGGTGATTGG GGAGAGCATTCTCTGCCACAGCAGTACCTTCACACATTCAAGgatggtcaatttgtgaccacTCCAGTTTCTCACTCCGGCGCATAA
- the LOC141648564 gene encoding putative receptor-like serine/threonine-protein kinase At4g34500, which yields MAEYPFLQALNSTSFLGLKLYSLILLFLAFITFCCFFLCFCLIKRKDNVGSRNQNGNRNRNQISVLLKHNSGVIPLFNEQNEIKKNKIEEIGILVDGVKEGKSGESNSDACSSSKLSDGSSSTAAAEVANIGWGRWYSLKELETATAGFSEKNVIGEGGYGVVYKGVLEDGSFVAVKNLLNNKGQAEKEFEVEVEAIGKVRHKNLVGLVGYCADGVQRMLVYEYVDNGNLEQWLHGDVRLVSPLTWDVRIKIAIGTAKGLAYLHEGLEPKVVHRDVKSSNILLDKNWNAKVSDFGLAKLLGSEASYVTTRVMGTFGYVSPEYASTGMLNEGSDVYSFGVLLMELITGRCPVDYSKPAGEMNLVDWFKGMVANRHGEDMVDPTIAEKPSSRALKRVLLVCLRCIDLDASKRPKMGQIVHMLEADDFPFRSDHRSTTRQEAPIGSSTIKICYPIKDIAR from the exons ATGGCAGAATACCCATTTCTTCAAGCTCTTAATTCAACTTCTTTTCTCGGTTTAAAGCTCTATTCTTTGATCTTATTATTCCTTGCTTTTATCAcattttgttgtttttttctttgtttttgctTGATTAAGAGGAAAGACAATGTGGGTAGTCGAAATCAAAATGGAAATCGAAATCGAAATCAAATTAGTGTGTTGTTAAAGCATAATTCAGGTGTAATTCCCTTATTTAATGAACAAAATgagataaaaaagaataaaattgAGGAAATTGGGATATTAGTTGATGGAGTAAAGGAGGGGAAATCAGGGGAGAGTAATAGTGATGCTTGTTCTTCAAGTAAGTTATCAGATGGGTCATCTTCGACTGCGGCGGCCGAGGTGGCGAATATTGGTTGGGGAAGATGGTATAGTTTGAAAGAGCTTGAGACGGCGACAGCCGGGTTTTCTGAGAAGAATGTTATTGGTGAAGGTGGTTATGGTGTTGTTTATAAAGGTGTTCTTGAGGATGGCTCTTTTGTTGCTGTTAAGAATCTGCTTAATAACAA GGGGCAGGCGGAGAAGGAATTTGAAGTGGAAGTGGAAGCCATAGGAAAAGTGAGGCACAAGAATCTGGTTGGACTTGTTGGTTACTGTGCAGATGGCGTTCAGAG GATGCTTGTGTATGAATATGTGGATAACGGGAATCTAGAACAATGGTTGCATGGAGATGTTCGGCTTGTTAGCCCACTGACATGGGATGTCCGTATCAAGATTGCCATTGGTACTGCTAAAGG GTTGGCGTACTTGCATGAGGGACTAGAACCCAAAGTTGTTCACCGTGATGTCAAGTCCAGTAACATCCTTCTCGACAAAAACTGGAATGCCAAAGTATCTGACTTTGGACTAGCCAAGCTCTTGGGCTCGGAAGCCAGCTATGTCACTACAAGAGTCATGGGAACATTTGG GTATGTCTCCCCAGAGTATGCAAGTACTGGCATGCTAAACGAGGGAAGTGATGTTTACAGTTTTGGTGTTCTACTAATGGAATTAATCACAGGGAGATGCCCAGTTGATTACTCCAAACCAGCCGGCGAG ATGAACTTGGTTGATTGGTTTAAGGGAATGGTAGCAAATCGACATGGAGAAGACATGGTGGACCCTACGATTGCTGAAAAACCCTCGTCCAGGGCACTGAAACGGGTGTTGCTGGTCTGCCTTCGGTGTATAGATCTGGATGCCAGTAAGCGGCCAAAGATGGGTCAGATTGTGCATATGCTTGAAGCTGATGACTTCCCATTCCGCTCT GATCATCGTTCTACTACTCGTCAGGAAGCTCCTATTGGATCTTCGACCATCAAGATCTGTTACCCAATCAAGGACATTGCAAGATGA
- the LOC141648565 gene encoding glucan endo-1,3-beta-D-glucosidase-like: MAVKLPNFSLPFIIFLISSFLLSIEGQSFLGVNYGQVADNLPPPEATVKLLKSTTISKVRLYGADPAMIQALANTGIGIVIGAANGDIPALATDPNHAGQWVASNVIPFYPASNIILITVGNEVITSGDQNLITQLVPAMQNIQNSLNGAQLGGKIKVSTVNSMAVLGQSDPPSSGAFNSSYGATMKSLLDFLKANGSPLTINPYPFFAYQSDPRPETLAFCLFQPNAGRVDSGTNIKYMNMFDAQVDAVHSALNAMGYKDVEIVVAETGWAYDGDSNEVGPSVENAKAYNGGLINHLRSMVGTPLMPGKSVDTYIFALYDEDLKPGPTSERSFGLFKPDLSMTYDVGLSKSSSQAPSTTPSTPSTSPSTPSTTPTPSTTPATPSPKPAQGGWCVPKQGVSDAQLQANLDYACGHGADCSKIQPGGPCFDPNTVASHAAYAMNLYYQTTSRNPLSCDFLQTATVTDTNPSYNGCVYPGGGSNTRLSLGVTASNSVDRRDDKRHWWWLCYMVFLFLS; the protein is encoded by the exons ATGGCAGTAAAGCTTCCCAACTTTTCTCTCCCTTTTATTATTTTCCTCATCTCATCATTTCTCCTTTCCATAG AAGGTCAATCTTTCTTAGGAGTGAACTATGGGCAGGTGGCGGACAACCTACCGCCACCAGAAGCGACAGTAAAGCTGCTAAaatcaacaacaatatcaaaagtAAGGCTATACGGAGCAGACCCGGCAATGATACAGGCCTTAGCAAATACTGGAATAGGCATTGTAATAGGAGCAGCAAATGGAGATATACCTGCACTCGCAACTGACCCCAATCATGCCGGTCAATGGGTTGCTTCTAATGTTATTCCTTTTTATCCTGCTAGTAATATTATCCTTATTACTGTTGGCAATGAAGTTATTACCTCAG GAGACCAGAATCTGATCACCCAGCTAGTACCGGCGATGCAGAATATCCAAAATTCCCTAAACGGTGCGCAACTTGGAGGCAAGATCAAGGTCTCAACAGTCAATTCAATGGCAGTGTTGGGTCAATCCGACCCGCCTTCAAGTGGTGCTTTCAACTCATCATATGGAGCCACTATGAAAAGTTTGCTTGACTTCCTAAAGGCAAATGGGTCACCCTTGACTATCAACCCGTATCCATTTTTTGCTTACCAGAGTGACCCGAGGCCTGAAACGCTGGCATTTTGCCTTTTTCAGCCTAATGCGGGGCGGGTCGACTCAGGGACTAATATCAAGTATATGAACATGTTTGATGCCCAG GTTGATGCAGTACATTCGGCCCTGAATGCAATGGGATACAAGGACGTCGAGATAGTGGTTGCTGAGACTGGGTGGGCATATGATGGAGACAGCAACGAAGTGGGACCTAGTGTAGAGAATGCTAAGGCTTACAATGGTGGTCTGATTAACCACCTTAGGTCTATGGTCGGAACCCCACTTATGCCCGGGAAATCTGTTGATACTTACATTTTTGCGCTTTATGATGAGGACCTGAAGCCTGGCCCAACTTCTGAGAGGTCATTTGGTCTCTTTAAGCCTGACTTATCGATGACATATGATGTTGGCCTCTCCAAGAGTAGCAGCCAG GCCCCCTCCACAACACCATCGACACCCTCAACGAGTCCGTCGACTCCCTCGACAACTCCGACCCCATCTACTACACCAGCAACTCCATCTCCAAAGCCAGCTCAAGGGGGTTGGTGTGTACCGAAGCAAGGTGTCTCAGATGCTCAATTGCAAGCCAATCTTGACTATGCTTGCGGCCATGGCGCTGACTGCAGCAAAATACAACCTGGTGGACCCTGCTTTGATCCCAACACAGTCGCATCACATGCTGCATACGCAATGAATCTGTACTACCAGACGACTAGCAGGAATCCGTTGAGCTGTGATTTCCTCCAGACTGCTACAGTTACAGATACTAATCCTA GTTACAATGGCTGTGTATACCCTGGTGGTGGGAGTAATACCCGGCTATCTTTAGGCGTTACCGCAAGCAATTCTGTAGATAGAAGAGATGATAAAAGGCATTGGTGGTGGTTGTGTTATATGGTATTCCTCTTTCTCTCTTGA